In a genomic window of Scyliorhinus torazame isolate Kashiwa2021f chromosome 5, sScyTor2.1, whole genome shotgun sequence:
- the LOC140418340 gene encoding LOW QUALITY PROTEIN: uncharacterized protein (The sequence of the model RefSeq protein was modified relative to this genomic sequence to represent the inferred CDS: inserted 2 bases in 1 codon): MEKPWKCGDCGKGFRAPSELETHRRSHTGERPFSCSQCGKGFTEGYSLQSHQRVHTGERPFTCSQCGKGFCDSSSLLRHQRIHTGERPFTCSQCGKGFNQLSTLQKHQRVHTGERPFSCSQCGKGFTEVYSLQSHQRVHTGERPFTCSQCGKGFCDSSRLLRHQRIHTGERPFACSQCGKGFTQLSHLRKHQRVHTGERPFTCSQCGKGFTQLSHLQSHQRVHTGERPFTCSQCGKGFCDSSRLLRHQLIHTGERPFICSQCGKGFTELCSLQKHQRVHTGERPFTCSQCGTGFTQLSHLQRHQRVHTGERPFTCSQCGKGFTRLSHLRRHQRVHTGERXCSQCGKGFPRLSTLRRHQRVHTGEMPSTSQCETGLHDSSHQL; encoded by the exons atggagaaaccatggaaatgtggggactgtgggaagggattccgagccccatcagagctggaaacccatcgacgcagtcacactggggagaggccgttctcctgctcccagtgtgggaaaggatttactgaaggatacagcctgcagtcacaccagcgagttcacactggggagaggccattcacctgctctcagtgtgggaaaggattttgtgATTCATCTAGCCttttgagacaccagcgaattcacactggggagaggccattcacttgctctcagtgtgggaaaggattcaatcaattatccaccctacagaaacaccagcgagttcacaccggggagaggccgttctcctgctcccagtgtgggaaaggatttactgaagtaTACAgcttgcagtcacaccagcgagttcacaccggggagaggccattcacctgctctcagtgtgggaaaggattttgtgACTCATCCCGcctattgagacaccagcgaattcacactggggagaggccatttgcctgctctcagtgtgggaaaggatttactcaattatcccacctgcggaaacaccagcgagttcacactggggagaggccattcacctgctctcagtgtgggaagggattcactcagttatctcacctgcagtcacaccagcgagttcacaccggagagaggccattcacctgctcccagtgtggaaaaGGATTTTGTGATTCATCTCGTCTATTGAGACACCAgctaattcacaccggggagaggccgttcatctgctctcagtgtgggaaaggatttactgaactATGCAgtttgcagaaacaccagcgagttcacactggcgagaggccattcacctgctctcagtgtgggacgggattcactcaattatctcaCCTtcagagacaccagcgggttcacactggggagaggccattcacctgctctcagtgtgggaagggatttactcggttatctcacctgcggagacaccagcgagttcacactggggagag ctgctctcagtgtgggaagggattccctcggTTATCCACCcttcggagacaccagcgagttcacactggggagatgccatccacctctcaatgtgagacagGATTGCATGATTCATCGCAccagctgtga
- the LOC140418345 gene encoding uncharacterized protein translates to MEKPWKCGKCGKGFHLPSGLEAHLHIHTGERPFTCSKCGKGFTQSSHLQTHKRVHTAERPFTCSECGKGFAQSSHLQTHKRVHTGERPFTCSECGKGFAQSSNLVTHQKVHTGARPFICSMCGKGYIDSSALLLHQRVHTGERPFTCSNCGKRYMDSSSLLVHQRVHTGERPFTCSKCGKGFNQSSSLKTHQRLHTSEKPFTCSTCEKRFSDSSSLLTHRRIHTGERPFTCSDCGKKFTTSSNLQRHRRIQTGERPFTCWQCGKGFTQLSSLLKHQHVHSGERPFTCSDCEKGFIDSFHLLRHQHVHK, encoded by the coding sequence atggagaaaccgtggaaatgtgggaaatgtgggaagggattccattTACCATCTGGGCTGGAAGCTCATTTacatattcacactggggagaggcctttcacctgctctaagtgtgggaagggattcactcagtcatcccatctgcaaacacacaaacgagttcacactgcggagagaccattcacctgctctgagtgtgggaagggatttgctcagtcatcccatctgcaaacacacaaacgagttcacactggggagagaccattcacctgctctgagtgtggaaagggatttgctcagtcatccaacctggtaACCCACCAgaaagttcacactggggcgaggccattcatctgctccatgtgtgggaagggatacatTGATTCATCTGCCTTGctgttacaccagcgagttcacactggggagaggccctttACCTGCTCCAATTGTGGGAAGAGATACATGGATTCATCCAGCCTGctggtacaccagcgagttcacactggggagaggccatttacctgctctaagtgtggcaagggattcaatCAGTCATCCAGCCTTAAGACGCACCAGCGTCTTCACACCAGTGAGAAGCCATTCACATGCTCcacgtgtgagaagagattcagtgattcatccagtcTGCTGACTcaccggcgcattcacactggggagaggccattcacctgctccgactgtgggaaaaaATTTACtacttcatccaacctgcagagacaccggcGCATTcagactggggagaggccgttcacctgctggcagtgtgggaaaggattcactcagttatccagcctcctgaaacaccagcatgttcacagtggggagaggccattcacctgctccgactgtgagaaaggatttattgattcattccacctgctgagacaccagcatgttcacaagtga